The Deinococcus koreensis genome window below encodes:
- a CDS encoding ABC transporter ATP-binding protein has product MTPTVNQARNQPDSDTPAAELRGVSLSYGANMVVRGVQLSVRPGEFYSLLGPSGSGKTTCLRLIAGFETPGSGTVHLFGQDATHQPAYDRPVNTVFQDYALFPHMTVGQNVAYPLTVRGRPKAEQERRAGELLELVHLPGFAGRRVSQLSGGQRQRVALARALAHAPKLLLLDEPLGALDLKLREAMQSELRALHRTLGLTCIYVTHDQGEALSLSDRVAVFRDGRVVQEDTPQNLYDHPRTAFVADFVGGANVLPAGVLGTAGGAAQYALRPERLRLTSPDAPGPHLTGRVIGAGYQGAYTKLEAELDGGQSVVAHLPGGPADLRPGDPVTLAYDPTDLRALEPEA; this is encoded by the coding sequence ATGACCCCAACCGTAAATCAGGCCAGGAATCAGCCAGATTCGGACACCCCCGCCGCCGAGCTGCGCGGCGTGAGCCTCAGCTACGGCGCGAACATGGTCGTGCGCGGGGTGCAGCTCTCGGTGCGGCCCGGCGAGTTCTATTCGCTGCTGGGGCCGTCGGGCAGCGGCAAGACCACCTGCCTGCGACTGATCGCGGGCTTCGAGACCCCAGGCAGCGGCACGGTGCATCTGTTCGGCCAGGACGCGACCCACCAGCCCGCCTACGACCGCCCGGTGAACACCGTGTTTCAGGACTACGCGCTGTTTCCGCACATGACGGTCGGGCAGAACGTGGCCTATCCGCTGACCGTGCGCGGTCGCCCGAAGGCCGAGCAGGAGCGCCGCGCCGGGGAACTGCTGGAACTCGTGCATCTGCCGGGCTTCGCCGGGCGGCGGGTCTCTCAGCTCTCGGGCGGGCAGCGGCAGCGGGTGGCGCTGGCCCGCGCGCTGGCCCACGCGCCGAAACTGCTGCTGCTGGACGAGCCTCTGGGGGCTCTCGATCTGAAGCTGCGCGAGGCCATGCAGAGCGAGCTGCGCGCCCTGCACCGCACGCTGGGGCTGACCTGCATCTACGTGACCCACGACCAGGGCGAGGCCCTGAGCCTCAGCGACCGCGTGGCCGTGTTCCGTGACGGCCGCGTGGTGCAGGAGGACACCCCGCAGAACCTCTACGACCACCCGCGCACGGCCTTTGTCGCGGACTTCGTGGGCGGCGCCAACGTGCTGCCGGCGGGCGTGCTGGGGACGGCGGGCGGGGCGGCCCAGTACGCCCTGCGCCCCGAACGGCTGCGCCTGACCTCGCCGGACGCGCCCGGCCCCCACCTGACCGGGCGGGTCATCGGCGCGGGCTACCAGGGCGCGTACACCAAGCTGGAAGCCGAACTGGACGGTGGCCAGAGTGTCGTGGCCCACCTGCCCGGCGGCCCGGCCGACCTGCGCCCCGGCGACCCGGTGACGCTGGCCTACGACCCCACCGACCTCAGGGCGCTGGAGCCGGAGGCGTGA